A genomic window from Rhodothermus sp. includes:
- a CDS encoding Na+/H+ antiporter NhaC family protein: MGTRVIAWLVVLTVGLIQRTAAQPEFQVSEPVLTGLPFTVTVVGLMPDSAYVLQLEGRTYTLTLNDGMWRADSVWVRQSGRIPMVLLQGEQVVARTEVRALPAWTSILPPLLAILIALLFRRVVPALFLGIWLGAWLVVDISLAGLWKGLLNAFDVYIRNALANPDHAAIVLFSLMIGGMVGIISKNGGMQGVVNWIVRWASDPRRGQLATAVLGLLIFFDDYANTLVVGNTMRPVTDRLRISREKLAYIVDSTAAPVAALAFVTTWIGYEVGLVGTAVAQIPGYNESAYSIFLNSIPYSFYPWLALLFVFTVAWTQRDFGPMYRAERRARTTGQVLGPGARIDEAAAEGREFRPPSDKPHRARNALIPILVLFISVLGGLYATGEGETLREIIGSADSYRALMWGSLLGVLTAAALSIGQRILTLDETMEAWYAGLRSMFFAMIILLLAWALSSITEELRTAQYLSSVLSERLAPGMVPALVFVLAAATAFSTGTSWGTMGILLPLVVPLAWHVLAASGLHTEAEYHHIIYSTVSAVLAGAVWGDHCSPISDTTILSSMASGCDHIEHVRTQLPYALFVGIVAVLLGTLPTGFGLPWWLAMPMAAAVLLMGLRLMGKKVPAVPEPVQECE, encoded by the coding sequence ATGGGGACACGTGTGATCGCCTGGCTGGTTGTCCTGACAGTCGGATTGATACAGCGCACAGCAGCCCAGCCGGAGTTTCAGGTTTCCGAGCCGGTGCTGACCGGGTTGCCCTTCACCGTGACCGTTGTGGGGCTGATGCCAGACAGCGCCTATGTGCTGCAGTTGGAAGGCCGCACCTATACCCTGACCCTGAACGACGGGATGTGGCGGGCCGATAGCGTGTGGGTAAGGCAAAGCGGTCGGATTCCGATGGTTCTGCTCCAGGGCGAGCAGGTAGTGGCCCGGACCGAGGTACGGGCACTGCCGGCATGGACGTCGATACTGCCCCCGCTCTTGGCGATTCTGATCGCTTTGCTGTTCCGTCGCGTGGTACCTGCCCTGTTTCTGGGGATCTGGCTGGGGGCCTGGCTGGTCGTTGATATATCGCTGGCTGGACTCTGGAAAGGACTGCTCAACGCGTTCGACGTGTACATCCGCAATGCGCTGGCCAATCCGGATCATGCCGCTATTGTACTGTTTTCGCTGATGATTGGCGGTATGGTAGGCATCATCTCAAAAAACGGCGGCATGCAGGGGGTCGTGAACTGGATTGTGCGTTGGGCCAGTGATCCGCGGCGTGGTCAACTGGCTACGGCCGTGCTGGGGTTGTTGATTTTTTTCGATGACTATGCCAACACCCTGGTGGTGGGCAACACCATGCGGCCCGTCACGGATCGACTTCGCATATCCCGGGAAAAACTGGCGTATATTGTCGATTCAACAGCTGCTCCGGTTGCCGCGCTGGCCTTTGTTACGACGTGGATTGGCTATGAGGTTGGATTAGTTGGAACAGCTGTAGCGCAAATTCCGGGCTATAACGAAAGCGCCTATTCGATTTTCCTGAACTCCATCCCGTACAGCTTCTATCCCTGGCTGGCGCTTCTTTTTGTATTTACAGTGGCCTGGACGCAGCGCGACTTTGGCCCCATGTACCGGGCGGAGCGGCGTGCTCGGACGACGGGGCAGGTGCTGGGACCTGGTGCCCGCATTGACGAGGCGGCTGCTGAGGGGCGGGAGTTTCGGCCGCCATCCGATAAGCCTCACCGTGCCCGTAATGCCCTTATTCCTATTCTGGTATTGTTTATCTCGGTGCTGGGGGGACTGTATGCTACCGGCGAAGGAGAAACGCTCCGGGAGATCATCGGGAGTGCCGACTCATACCGCGCGCTTATGTGGGGCTCGCTGCTGGGGGTGCTGACGGCCGCCGCTCTCTCGATCGGCCAGCGTATCCTGACGCTCGACGAGACCATGGAGGCCTGGTATGCCGGGTTGCGTTCTATGTTTTTTGCCATGATCATCCTACTGCTCGCCTGGGCGCTTTCGTCAATCACCGAAGAGCTGCGTACAGCCCAGTATCTGTCGTCGGTGCTCAGTGAGCGGTTGGCGCCGGGGATGGTGCCGGCACTCGTGTTCGTGCTGGCGGCCGCTACAGCGTTTTCTACAGGTACGAGCTGGGGCACCATGGGCATCCTGCTGCCGCTGGTCGTGCCACTGGCCTGGCATGTGCTGGCAGCCAGTGGGCTACACACCGAAGCAGAATACCATCACATCATTTACTCGACCGTTTCGGCCGTGCTGGCCGGAGCTGTCTGGGGAGATCATTGTTCGCCAATTTCCGACACGACGATCCTTTCGTCCATGGCCTCTGGCTGCGATCACATCGAGCACGTGCGTACGCAGCTGCCCTATGCGCTTTTTGTGGGCATCGTGGCTGTGCTGCTGGGCACCTTGCCGACAGGCTTTGGATTGCCCTGGTGGCTGGCCATGCCCATGGCCGCTGCCGTGCTGCTGATGGGACTGCGGCTAATGGGCAAGAAGGTGCCGGCGGTGCCCGAACCGGTGCAGGAATGCGAATGA
- the upp gene encoding uracil phosphoribosyltransferase has translation MSALMVVDHPLLKRDLTLLRQKETTHGQFRQIVAEAAAILAYEAMRDLKVTSVAIETPLEPTTGYKLAEEIVVVPILRAGLGMVDGFVRFVPEARIGHLGMQRDERTKQPVDYYSNIPGGIEAARVFVVDPMLATGGSAVQAIHHLKAHGARRFTFVCLIAAPEGIRALQKAHPDVRIVTAAVDRGLDENAFIRPGLGDAGDRIFGTGS, from the coding sequence ATGAGCGCATTGATGGTTGTCGATCATCCGCTGCTCAAGCGCGATCTGACCCTGCTTCGACAGAAAGAGACCACGCATGGCCAGTTTCGACAGATCGTGGCCGAGGCGGCTGCCATCCTGGCCTATGAAGCAATGCGGGACCTGAAGGTGACCTCCGTTGCGATTGAGACACCGCTGGAGCCGACCACGGGCTATAAGTTGGCCGAAGAGATTGTCGTGGTGCCTATCCTGCGGGCCGGCCTGGGCATGGTCGATGGCTTTGTGCGTTTTGTGCCCGAGGCGCGTATCGGCCATCTGGGCATGCAGCGAGACGAGCGTACCAAACAACCTGTCGATTACTACAGCAACATTCCCGGCGGGATTGAAGCGGCGCGTGTATTTGTGGTGGATCCGATGCTGGCCACTGGAGGGAGTGCTGTGCAGGCCATCCATCATTTAAAGGCGCACGGGGCCCGGCGCTTCACGTTTGTCTGCCTGATTGCAGCACCGGAAGGCATTCGGGCGCTCCAGAAAGCACACCCGGACGTGCGCATTGTCACGGCTGCGGTGGACCGAGGGCTTGACGAAAACGCCTTTATTCGGCCTGGTCTGGGGGATGCCGGCGACCGCATCTTTGGAACCGGAAGCTGA
- a CDS encoding sodium:alanine symporter family protein yields the protein MELFSHIIEQLNSFLAPILVIGLLGAGLFLTLRLRFIQLRKLAHGFAVASGKYDNPEEPGDVPHFQALTTALSATVGIGNIAGVAIAIHVGGPGALFWMWVTAFLGMATKYSEVTLALHYRVSVDADGKVWAGSVAGGPMYYIERGLGWKPVAVFFAFMLMITSFMTGNAIQANTIATQVRETFGIETWITGLITATLVGLVIIGGIRRIGAVTGVLAPLMAGLYVTGALLIILANLEHVLPAFGTILREAFNPTAGVAGTGIGLLLTTLTYGVQRGLFSNEAGQGSAPIAHSAAKTDEPVSEGVVALLEPFIDTLVICTMTGLVIVITGVWNERVPTTLPLNDVNITYVTGNDEVGYTRVATPDSVRYVDGRPVAGQPQLAYFEVGVPRLFVDQAQTQPFTGTIYPLQARARSEEGQIYTRLYGDAVRSSAPLTTLGFERGLSALGLGGVGRYIVLLSVLLFAISTAISWSYYGDRCAYYLFGTKGILPYKMVFLIMHFLGAVVAVTTVWDVGDVALSLVTLPNVISLVLLSGTLKRLTDSYFERQPWKEDYEAHRRWVEKRRRKKRGAAKREP from the coding sequence ATGGAGCTTTTCAGTCATATTATCGAACAACTGAACAGTTTTCTGGCGCCGATTCTGGTGATCGGGTTGCTGGGGGCCGGGCTGTTTCTGACGTTGCGTCTGCGGTTTATTCAGCTACGCAAGCTGGCGCACGGGTTTGCCGTAGCTTCGGGGAAGTACGACAACCCGGAGGAGCCCGGCGACGTGCCTCACTTTCAGGCGCTGACGACAGCCCTTTCGGCGACGGTAGGCATCGGTAACATTGCAGGGGTAGCGATTGCTATTCACGTAGGTGGGCCCGGGGCGCTGTTCTGGATGTGGGTAACGGCTTTTCTGGGCATGGCGACCAAGTACAGCGAGGTAACGCTGGCTCTACACTATCGCGTATCGGTTGATGCGGACGGCAAGGTCTGGGCTGGATCGGTGGCCGGTGGCCCCATGTACTATATCGAGAGAGGGCTGGGTTGGAAGCCGGTAGCTGTATTTTTCGCCTTTATGCTGATGATCACTTCCTTCATGACCGGCAATGCCATCCAGGCCAATACGATTGCTACCCAGGTGCGAGAGACCTTTGGGATAGAGACCTGGATCACTGGCCTGATTACGGCCACGCTGGTAGGTCTGGTCATCATCGGTGGCATTCGGCGTATCGGTGCTGTGACAGGAGTGCTGGCACCACTCATGGCGGGCCTGTATGTGACCGGCGCGCTGCTGATTATCCTGGCGAATCTGGAGCATGTATTACCTGCCTTTGGAACAATCCTTCGGGAAGCCTTCAACCCGACAGCTGGCGTGGCCGGTACGGGTATAGGTCTGCTGTTGACCACGTTAACCTATGGCGTGCAGCGGGGGCTTTTTTCAAACGAGGCCGGACAGGGATCAGCACCAATCGCCCATTCAGCAGCCAAAACTGATGAACCGGTTTCTGAGGGGGTGGTGGCGCTTTTGGAGCCGTTTATCGATACCCTGGTCATCTGCACAATGACGGGATTGGTCATCGTGATTACGGGCGTCTGGAACGAGCGCGTACCCACTACGCTGCCGCTGAATGACGTGAATATCACCTACGTGACCGGGAACGATGAGGTCGGCTATACACGTGTGGCCACGCCCGACTCGGTGCGGTACGTGGATGGTCGTCCGGTAGCGGGGCAGCCACAACTGGCCTATTTCGAAGTGGGCGTGCCCCGGTTGTTTGTTGACCAGGCGCAGACGCAACCGTTCACCGGCACCATCTACCCGCTGCAGGCTCGGGCTCGGAGCGAAGAGGGCCAGATATATACCCGGCTCTATGGCGATGCGGTGCGCAGCAGTGCGCCGCTGACCACGCTGGGCTTTGAACGTGGCCTGTCGGCACTGGGGCTTGGTGGGGTAGGCCGTTACATTGTGCTCCTGAGTGTCTTGCTGTTTGCTATCTCAACCGCTATCTCCTGGAGCTACTACGGGGACCGCTGTGCCTACTACCTGTTCGGCACAAAAGGCATCCTGCCCTACAAAATGGTTTTCCTGATCATGCATTTTCTGGGAGCCGTTGTGGCCGTTACTACGGTGTGGGACGTGGGCGACGTGGCGCTATCGCTGGTAACTCTGCCCAATGTAATCTCGCTGGTACTCCTTTCCGGCACCCTCAAGAGACTCACCGATAGCTATTTCGAGCGCCAGCCCTGGAAAGAAGACTACGAAGCGCACCGACGCTGGGTGGAAAAGCGCCGTCGGAAAAAACGGGGAGCTGCAAAGCGTGAGCCATGA